The Arcobacter lacus genome segment TATAGCTTTTTCATACTCTTGAAGTGCAATATCCCTTTGTGCATAAGTGTAATCTAAATTTGCCATATTTTCTCCACCAGTAAATATTGGTATAGAGATGCTTGGAGAAAAATTCCATACATTTTGAGCATTTCCATTGAATAAATCACTTAAGCTTCGACTTGCTATTCCACTATTTGCAGTTAAAGAAATAGTAGGGAAAAAGGCAGCTCTTGCTGCTCCAATATTTGCATTTTTTGATTTTAGATTATATTCTGCTTGCATTATATCAGGACGTGCTAATAAAATATTTGATGAAATAGCTGGTTTTACCAACATTAGCCAACTTGTATGAGTTTCAAAATTTTTAGGTAATAAATCTTCATTTAATGGTTGAGCAACTATAAGTTCAAGTGCATTTTTATCTTGTTCTACTGAATTTGAGTATGAAATAACACTAATTTGTGCTTCATTTAAAGAAGCTTTTGCATCAAATACATCAGTTTTTGAAACAACACCAGCTAAATATCTTTTTTCTGTAAGTTCATATACTTTTTCAAGATTTTTTACAGTTTCAGTAGCAAGTTTTAGTTGTTCTTGATGAATTGCTAAAGTTATCCAAGCTGTTATAGTTTCAGATATTAAACTAATTTTTGTTGTATTTGAAGCATATTGAGTAGAAAGAAAACTATCCAAAGCACTTTGGCTTAAGCTTCTTACTTTTCCAAACAAATCTATCTCATATGATGCACCAATATTTGCTGAATAGTTATGTGATATTGAAGTACTATCTTCTGAATTCATACTTTTTGAGTGTGTTGCACTTCCATTTGCATTAAATGTTGGAAAGTTATCTGCTCTTGCAATTCTATAAGTTGCTCTTGCAGATTCTATATTTAAAAGTGCAATTTTTAAATCTTTATTATTTTCAAGTGCTAAAGTTACAACTTTTTTTAATGTTTCATCTTGTACAAAATTTTCCCAAGTTGGTTTTACTAAAGATAAATCATCTGAACTATTCTCCATTGAATTATTTTTAAAAGTTTGTGGAATAACATTTGAATCAAGTGGTTCTAAGTTAGGAGCTAAAGTACAACCACTAAATAAAATAGTCGTTAGGATTATAGAGATATTTATTTTATTCATTTGTATTCTCTTTTTTTGAAAAAATATTTTTTATTAAAACAAAAAATAGTGGTACGAAAAATATAGCTAGGATTGTAGCTGTTATTGTTCCTCCGATAATTCCAGTTCCAATAGAAATCCTACTATTTGCTCCTGCTCCTGTTGATATTGCAAGAGGAATAATACCTGCAATAAACGCTAATGAAGTCATAATAATAGGTCTTAGTCTTAAAGTTGCTCCTTTTATAGCAGCTTCAAGTAGTGGAACACCTTTTTTA includes the following:
- a CDS encoding efflux transporter outer membrane subunit, which codes for MNKINISIILTTILFSGCTLAPNLEPLDSNVIPQTFKNNSMENSSDDLSLVKPTWENFVQDETLKKVVTLALENNKDLKIALLNIESARATYRIARADNFPTFNANGSATHSKSMNSEDSTSISHNYSANIGASYEIDLFGKVRSLSQSALDSFLSTQYASNTTKISLISETITAWITLAIHQEQLKLATETVKNLEKVYELTEKRYLAGVVSKTDVFDAKASLNEAQISVISYSNSVEQDKNALELIVAQPLNEDLLPKNFETHTSWLMLVKPAISSNILLARPDIMQAEYNLKSKNANIGAARAAFFPTISLTANSGIASRSLSDLFNGNAQNVWNFSPSISIPIFTGGENMANLDYTYAQRDIALQEYEKAIQTAFKEVNDALVIRKTINEQIEKQKELVEAVSKSYEISLNSYKIGIGSFLNVLTSQRTLINAQQTLINNYLSELTNRVNLYSVFGGNEKIE